The genomic region GCCATGGAATCCGGATTTTTACAACCCTGGTAGGAATGAATGGGCGGGATCTAAGACGCTTGCGTGCGTTGCAGTTCCGCGGTTTCCTGGTGCACGTTTTTGACGACGGCACGCATATGGACAGTGGTCTCGTCAGGCGCAACTATGTCGATTTGATGCGCCAACTTGTTGATGCCGGCATTTCGTCACTGCTCTTCATAGTCATGGGCGAGGTGCATCCTGAACTACTCGACATAATACCTGACGAAGCGCTCGTTCGCTCGCGTCCCCCGCGCAGCAGGCCTGGGAGCGGCGAGCTTAGGATGGTTGAAGCACGACAGCCAATCCTTGGAGCGTTGAGATGTCCAGACGAACGGCAATATCGGAATGTTCTTCTCCCAAACGGCGACGTTACCTTCTGCTGCATGGATTTTGAGCGACGCCACGTTCTGGGCAACCTTCTCCGCGACAGACACAAGGATCTCTTCGAAGGGGCGGCTTTTTGCAAGATTACCAGTCGCATGAACGGCGCGGACGGTTTTCTACTTTGTCGATCGTGTGAATTCGCCGAACCAACAAGGTCGGAATGCTCATCGTTGAGAGCAGTTGACCCTAACTGATCGAAACGAATCGGGAGCCCAGGCGAGGACGGCCTTGCCGCTCATCATCACATCAGCCGCGGGGACGACCCCGCCATGAACGGACGGTTGCCATGGCCTGGAGCATTTTGTTGGTCGCGGGCCTCCTGGAAGTCGCCTGGGCAATCGGACTCAAATACACTGAGGGCTTTACGCAGCTTGTTCCGTCCGTGCTCACGCTCGCGGCCATGGCTGGCAGCGTGATCCTGCTCGGCCTTGCTCTTAAGACGCTGCCCATTGGAACTGCCTATGCGGTCTGGACCGGCATCGGTGCGGTCGGCACCGCGGCGCTCGGCATCATCCTGTTCGGGGAGCCGGCCGCCGCGTTTCGCTTTGCCAGCATCGGACTGATCGTGGCCGGCATTGTCGGGCTGAAGCTCGTGTCCTGACGAAAACATCGAAAGCATTGACCCCGACCAGGTCAGCGCCGCAACGATCGCCGAGACTCTGGCCGCCGTAATTGTCGAGCTGGCCGCGTTTGCAGCGCACCGCCGAGGGGCGCGGCACCGACAACGGCGCGGTGATAATGTGGCCGCAGAAAGTCGCCGTGAACCAGATGCCGATGCAGGCCCTCTGGGCCGAGACCTGTTGACCGCGAGCCTCAGTCTCGCAACGTGAAAGCCCGTGGTACGGACGATACGCCCGTCGCCAATCGGCGTGCCCACGGCCATTGCGTCTGGCCCGATGCACCACCTGGAGCGGCACCAACAATTGGCTGCCAACTCGCCAATGCGACCAACGGACCCAGCTATGCCGCTGATGCTCATGGCGGCGGCCAAGAAAGGTCGCTTGCTCGAGTCATGCGATGCCTGCTCTACGGAGCTGCAGGGGAGAAGGTGCATCACAGGACGATATGATCGGCAGAGCGTCTTCGTTTGCTCCGAACTGGTTCCGACCATCCCGCCTAAGAGTACGAGACCATCCTACTCGTCGCATGGTTGGGCGGCAGTGTTGAGGACTTACTCCCGATCGAGCCAGCTCGCTCGTGACTGTCACCTCACGCGGGAGCCGATTGCGGCGTATTCTGGTGTAGGGGCCAGCCATCAAGGATGTGCATTCGCGTCGTCCGAACAGCTGGCTGGTCGACCACCCAACCGAATGCACTCTCGATATAACGAAGGTACGGCAAAGCTGCCCGACCATAAGCCCAGTCCGGCACGATCGGCGGCGCGTTGCGCGGCCCGGTATGGTCCTGTGGAAGATTGCGTCTGATCGAACGCGAGACCATTGCGCACCAACCATTCTCCGACATCGATGCCATCGGCTGAACAGGTCGCAATCGTCCGTCCAGACTCATCCTGCAGCACTGACAGGCAACTGACTTCGCGCTCTGCAATGAAGCCTTCAAGGTCGCGCACGGCCCTGAGGCCACATCGATATGGATTGCCGTTGATATCTCTGCACATTTGGGACTTGTCCGGCGCGTCGATGCCCCAGAGCCGAACGCGAGTCCTGTTGATTTCAACGGTGTCGGTGTTGATGACCTTTGCCCGCCCGGTCAACTGGCCGGCCAACACGATGCTGCACAGTGCGAACATGGTCAACACCACGATCAATCCGGGCATAGCGATCTTCTTTTTCCGAACTGCGAACATTCCGGCCGAGCGCAGCAGAGCATAGGCAAGTGGCCAAAGGCGCTCGATCGCAGTGCCCAGAAGGGTGCTAATGTTGAATAGGTAAGCTCGCCCGACAGATGAATCTCCCTGAATGAGCAGCGCAACACCTCCCTCGCGTCCAACCTCGCCCACGATGGTTTGTGACGCGCCTGCTGCGCTGACCGAATGGGGCCATTGCTCCACGCCATTGCGGCAGTCCGCCTCGACTGCATCGCGCACCGGCAGGACGAAATCCGTCGTGCGCGTACGCTGATTAGCCATCAAGCAAGCGCAGACCGCTGCCCGCAAGTCCGCGTCATACGAATTCCTGGTGGCCTTATCCGAAATGAGCATAAGCTCGCCGCCTTTCTGGCACCGATAGCAGCGAGCACGCGCCGTCCGCGGTCGCTGCTCACGGCAACTATAAGGGAAAGTGTATGCATCGCTGGAGCAAAACGGGCGGTCCGAGGGCCATCGTTGTTTTCAACGGCAACATGCCTTCTACAGGCGGTTGGCGACGACTCCGCCCGCAGTCACGCCGCCCAACTTGTTTCGCGAGCGCCAGGACAGCCATCTCAACCCCTAGCCGGACCAGGGCCACAAGTGCGTAGGAACCGCGAACCATGCGATGTTATAAAGATTGGCGGCGCCGAAGCCCGCGCCGTAGAGGGCCCAAAACGTGACGCAGACAACGATACCAGACTGATACGCCGTCGAGAGGGCAAGCGCTTTGCTGTACTGCAGATCGCGATGCGCGGTGTTGGACGGGATGAGCCGATTGGCGAGCGCCTGGATCGCAAACAGCGGCAGCCAGAAGCGTCGTGGCATTCATACCAAATTGCGGCAGGTCGGCCGGAACAAAGAGTATGTTTTCCAGCAACAGGCCGAGCGCAAGACCAAAAGCAGCCGCCGCCGCGCCGAACAACAGAAACAGCATCGAGCCGGGGACGAAACGCACCTCGGAGACCCCAACCGCAAAGTGCGGCAGACTCTCGAAGAACATGAACACTAGCGTCGCGGCGATGGCTTGTAGGGCAAATGACAGAGCGCCCCGCTCGCGCATAGTCTCGACCAGAAGCTTGGCGGGCGACGCAGCACGTCGCAAGGCCTAGCACGCAGCTTAGCACAAGCCTGGCGCCTGTTACTATTCCCGGTTCGATATGCATGGTCCAGGTCCCTCTTGCCTTTGTACTCGGGCCTTGTGTGGTAGACCGCTCGAAACGGCGATTTCAGTTTCCGCACCTCGGTCGACCGCTAACGTCCTGCTTCCGCCATATCGGACCGGGTGTGCACACAGCCTCCGCTCGGTCTGCGGGACTTTGATAGCAACAGCTATGCCACCCTCGCCACCGCGCTTAAGCCTCTGATTGCGCGTTGAAATGTTTCCGTCCCCACAAGGCTCGCCGTGTGAGCTAGCTGACATACTCTGGATGAAATTGAACACACATGGGTGCCCCGTCTTTGCTCAACCTGTGCCGTTTCGAACGATCGTTCTACCTCCCTTCTTGAATTGGAAATCCTGCGGCCGCCGGCGCGAAGACACCCTTTGCACTCGAACTAGCCGAGCGCGGCCGACCGCGCGAGGACCCAAGGGCATTCTCCAGCTGATCGGCGATGCGCTCCTGGTCCAGCAGCGTGTGGCGGGCCGCGCAGCCATTGCCGAGAAGCCCGACGCACTCTGGGGCAAGCCGGCGCTGGAGCGGCTCTATTCGCGGCTGACTGACGAATACGAATTGAAGGAGCGTCTTGAGATGCTCCAGCGCAAACTGCGGGCCATTCCGGACGGCCAACGCCCCGACGGACATCATCGAGACACGGCGCTCGCTGCGTCTAGAAGGTTATAGTCGTGCTGATCGCGACGAAAGTTGCGATCGGATGCGGTCAGATTATTGCAGCAGCTCAGTGAAGTGCGGCTGGTCACAGCAGGCGAGGCGCTTTCCTGGCCTTTGAGCGGGCTCACTAACGTATCAGGCCGGGTAGTTGCGAGGAACACGCTGTTCGGCGCACGCGGCGGCGTGTTTTGGCGAAGCCTTCGCCGTGCTCTTGCACGCGAGGTTCGACGAAATCCCGGTGCGGCTCGCGACCGAGCAAATAGGCGAGGCGACTTCCGGCGCAATCTCCGGAAAATCGATCAACGATCATGCGTGTATGGCAGACGCGCGGCAGAGCGTTCACCCCGACGATCCAGCGTGATCCGAGAAGACCCTTTGTCAGTTTGCGGCGGACCGCAACTGAGCTTGTCCGCTGTTGCCGAGTAGCTCGCGGAATACTTGCGCTTCCCCGTCGTTCGCCAGCGCGCGGCCAGTGACGACCGGAACAAGGACGGTCGATTTCACCAGAGCGCCTCGCTAAGAGCGAACGCCTTTCGCCGCGTTGACACATCGCCGCGGCTCGGTCGACGTCGCCTTCGGTGATTTCCCTTGCTTGGCTGTTACCGAAAGGCTCCATGATCGAGGAGCGCAGCGCACCGCGCGTGCTACAACTGGACATGAAAGCTCCGAACCGCGGTCCTCGGGTTGACTAAGGCGACGGTCGCCGAGCTATACGCGCTCGGTACTGCCATGGAGCGTGCATGGCAGCTCCGCGTCAGCGATAAACGGAGGACAAGGAACTGCGCCGCGAATTTCAAGCGGTTTTGACCTCGCAAGCAGGCGCCGAGATATCCGACGTCCCGGTTGCCTGTAGACATTCCATCTGCAGGGATTGTCCTCAAAGCGCCCTCGCCACTCACGTGCGGGCGGCAACTTCCCCTAAATCCACTTCTGAACAGAACCCGCCATGTCGATGCTTAGCTGGCTCGTTCAGAAGGCCGGCGAGCCTGAGGCCTTCAAGGACACCTTCGAGCCGCTGTTCGCGAACGATTGCGGCGAGCAGCGAAACGGCCTCCTCCCGATGGACGGTGAAGCCGACGTCAGGCGCTCGCTGAACCAAGAGGTCCATCAGGGTGGGAAGTTCAGAACGTGGTCGCGTAAGGTCGAGACCACATCATTGGCGAGATAGGTCGTCAAATCCCCTTTCGCCGGCGGATCAAAGTCCAACTCGACCGCGGCGCGCTTCTCGATTGCCTCTCGTATCAACTCGCGCTGGCTTCGTGCATTCATCGAGAGCATGAACGCCGCATCCGCGAGCTTCTCGCGCGGCAAGCTTCTCAGTTCGACTATGCGAGCCTGGATGTCGGCAATCGAACTCTCACGCCCTGCATCTGCTTGCCACGCGTTAGCTCCTGCCCTGCTCTTTTGTACCCGAACCATCATCATGCTCTCCGGCGGACGATATATCCCGGCGATACAGCGGAATGAAAGTGCAAAGTTGTGTGGTGCATGCGCGCAGTCCGCCTGACGAACGCGGAACCGGCGGTCGCGCGAAGGACTCAGAATGCGCTATTTTCGTAATGCGCTCGTGCTTTTCTCGTCTACAAGGCGCGGGATGGCATGTTGTCGGGTCGTGGCTACGGCCGAGCGAAGGCCTGCTTCCAACATTCCGTCAGTAGGTGATAGGCAGCGAGGCGGTGACGGCGGGCGGATCACCGCCAACCTTCCAGGGAGGACGAAACCGGCCAGATATTCCGGAAGACAACCAGACCGTGGACCAGATCCGAGACGGACGACGTTGCGTTTGCACCCTTGCTTCGGATCCGCTCGCTTTGGCTATCTTCGGGAATATTATAGCGGAAACCGGAAACTGCGTTTGTCCACCATGCAAGGGCCCGCCGGGTAGATGGAAGATTGGGACACCGGTTGAACGTGACCGGGTTAACGCCGATTTCGCGCGTGATCTCGTTGCATCGCGAGAACGACGTAGCCGCCGTGGCAGGGCTCTCACCTGAAGATTTAACCGAACTTGAATAGGACACCGTAACCGCCGCGTGGGTAGCTCCACTCGATATCACCACTTTCTTCGCAGATCACCCTGCAGGTGCCGCACTCGATACACCCATCGACTGTCACCTCAACATGACCTTTATCATTGAGCTCGTAGCACCGTGCAGGGCAGGCCTTCAGCATCGATAAGAGCCGCGAGGATGGCGTGGTGTGCGGACGTACCTTGATGTGGGCGCGGCCGGAATCAACGAGATAACGGTTGTAGAATAGTTTATCCTCGACACGTTGGGATGGCTCGCTCGGCATTTTTTCTGGCTCCGTCGTTCGTCGTCGTCTTAGGTTTGGATCACCGCCAGGCCCGGGCAATGCGCAGGGCATCGCTAAACAGCCCACTCCAAGACCGGGCCTTGATGAACGAGCTCAGCATCAGCTTCTCTTTCTCGAGCTTTGGTGTGCCGTCGACGCGCACGTAATCCTGCATCGCCTTGGAGAAGAGCTGCGGATATGTGAGAAAGAAGTTCTGCGAGTGGGTATGCATGAGTGCCGGCATATCTTTGTACTTCTTCAGGTCCTTGATCACGAAAGAATCAGTTAGCATTTTCTTGTAAAGCGAAAGATTTTTGGCCGTCATCGGATCTTTTCGCGATCTGATAAGGCAGATCGCTTCCGCCGCGATACGGCCCGACGTCATCGCCAAATTGGACC from Bradyrhizobium lupini harbors:
- a CDS encoding thermonuclease family protein; the encoded protein is MLISDKATRNSYDADLRAAVCACLMANQRTRTTDFVLPVRDAVEADCRNGVEQWPHSVSAAGASQTIVGEVGREGGVALLIQGDSSVGRAYLFNISTLLGTAIERLWPLAYALLRSAGMFAVRKKKIAMPGLIVVLTMFALCSIVLAGQLTGRAKVINTDTVEINRTRVRLWGIDAPDKSQMCRDINGNPYRCGLRAVRDLEGFIAEREVSCLSVLQDESGRTIATCSADGIDVGEWLVRNGLAFDQTQSSTGPYRAAQRAADRAGLGLWSGSFAVPSLYRECIRLGGRPASCSDDANAHP
- a CDS encoding ferredoxin family protein, which translates into the protein MPSEPSQRVEDKLFYNRYLVDSGRAHIKVRPHTTPSSRLLSMLKACPARCYELNDKGHVEVTVDGCIECGTCRVICEESGDIEWSYPRGGYGVLFKFG
- the sugE gene encoding quaternary ammonium compound efflux SMR transporter SugE, with amino-acid sequence MAWSILLVAGLLEVAWAIGLKYTEGFTQLVPSVLTLAAMAGSVILLGLALKTLPIGTAYAVWTGIGAVGTAALGIILFGEPAAAFRFASIGLIVAGIVGLKLVS
- a CDS encoding SPASM domain-containing protein — protein: MDNIQSMTAQELRSAISGGRVLEVTTTTGCVVGCSYCPQDKFAERQRAISDVKHLSLQDFKRCLARVPATVDISFSGYSEPWLNPACTEMVEHAYAGGHGIRIFTTLVGMNGRDLRRLRALQFRGFLVHVFDDGTHMDSGLVRRNYVDLMRQLVDAGISSLLFIVMGEVHPELLDIIPDEALVRSRPPRSRPGSGELRMVEARQPILGALRCPDERQYRNVLLPNGDVTFCCMDFERRHVLGNLLRDRHKDLFEGAAFCKITSRMNGADGFLLCRSCEFAEPTRSECSSLRAVDPN